A window of Anaerolineae bacterium contains these coding sequences:
- a CDS encoding response regulator, with amino-acid sequence MAARILVVDDSPMMLKLVRDTLERSGYEVLTATSGKEALNLLDRTQVGLIITDVMMPEMDGYALTQLLRHRPDTSRLPILMLTTQDSLEAKVKGFQAGVDDYLTKPFEPTELQMRVQVLLRRARSAAAPVEEIPGKIIAVFSLRGGAGVSTIATNLAMALAQLWGLPAALVDLALVAGQSALMLNLSLHHTWKDLAEKPTEEIDGEMAMQVLLPHASGVHVLASPPLPHQAELVTAEHVKQVLDLLQRRFHYVVLDLPHDFSETTLAGLDTATDILLVLPPDLGSVRATAAALEAFQALGYAEEQIHLVQNWVFKRPGLPRKEMRPFSNAPFAGCCPTWPTPW; translated from the coding sequence ATGGCTGCCCGAATTCTGGTCGTCGACGACAGTCCCATGATGCTCAAACTGGTTCGGGACACCCTGGAGCGGAGCGGCTATGAAGTTCTCACGGCCACATCCGGCAAAGAGGCACTCAACCTGCTGGACCGCACCCAGGTGGGCCTCATCATCACCGATGTGATGATGCCAGAAATGGACGGCTACGCCTTGACCCAGTTGCTGCGTCACCGTCCCGACACTTCCCGCCTGCCCATTCTCATGCTGACCACCCAAGACTCCCTGGAAGCCAAGGTCAAGGGCTTTCAAGCGGGGGTGGACGACTACTTGACCAAGCCCTTCGAGCCGACCGAACTGCAAATGCGCGTCCAGGTGCTGCTGCGGCGGGCCAGGTCGGCTGCCGCCCCGGTAGAAGAAATTCCCGGCAAAATCATCGCCGTCTTCTCCTTACGCGGCGGGGCAGGGGTCAGCACCATTGCCACAAACCTCGCCATGGCGCTGGCCCAACTCTGGGGATTGCCCGCAGCGCTGGTGGACCTGGCCCTGGTGGCGGGGCAAAGCGCCCTCATGCTCAATCTCTCCCTACACCACACCTGGAAAGACCTGGCCGAAAAGCCCACCGAGGAAATCGATGGGGAGATGGCAATGCAGGTGCTCCTCCCCCACGCCAGCGGCGTGCATGTGCTGGCCAGCCCTCCGCTGCCTCACCAGGCCGAACTGGTCACCGCCGAGCATGTGAAACAGGTGCTGGACCTCCTTCAGCGCCGCTTCCATTATGTGGTGTTGGACCTTCCCCACGACTTTTCGGAAACCACGCTGGCCGGTCTGGACACGGCCACGGATATCCTGCTCGTCCTGCCCCCCGACCTGGGCTCGGTGCGGGCCACCGCGGCCGCCCTGGAAGCCTTCCAGGCCCTGGGGTACGCCGAGGAACAAATTCATCTGGTGCAAAACTGGGTGTTCAAGCGCCCCGGGTTGCCCCGGAAAGAAATGAGGCCCTTTTCCAACGCCCCATTCGCTGGGTGCTGCCCTACATGGCCGACGCCGTGGTAA